A stretch of Enterobacter cloacae complex sp. ECNIH7 DNA encodes these proteins:
- a CDS encoding amino acid permease: MELDRSLKARHLTMISVGGVIGAGFFLGAGAAIARTGPSVVLAYLIGGVITLFIMLLLAEMAVSRPVSGSFESYARTAFGPWCGFITGWTYWLAFLIGPASEAIAAGTFLNLWFPGVPVWLFCLVIASSLTAINMVGVHFFGEVEFWLSLVKVVALLAFIVAGCYSLGLNETSPASVANITSNGDFFADGLPGFLGAMLIVIFSFGGTEAIGTAAGESENPQRDIPRTLRGTVVRILLLYVGSLTVLLLVMPWQQAGVSSSPYVEASGILGGDMARHIMNFVVLTAALSCIDTGVYATSRMLHAMASDGYFPDWFARLHPAHRTPDNAILASSLVLFTGVIIAILSPDAYVILAGISGFGFLFTWLMIALSQPTLHRIALHDGTLKYRAPAARHIQPLTVGLIVLVMAGQFFADGGGITLVTVLIWLALASAYYFFVVRKNRRLSDEKSHAE, from the coding sequence ATGGAACTCGACAGAAGCCTGAAAGCCCGCCACCTGACGATGATTTCCGTGGGTGGCGTGATTGGCGCCGGATTTTTCCTCGGCGCAGGTGCGGCCATCGCCCGTACTGGTCCGTCGGTGGTGCTGGCCTACCTTATCGGCGGCGTCATCACCCTGTTCATTATGCTGCTGCTCGCTGAAATGGCCGTCTCCCGCCCGGTCTCCGGTTCGTTTGAATCCTATGCCCGCACCGCCTTCGGCCCGTGGTGTGGCTTTATTACCGGCTGGACCTACTGGCTGGCCTTCCTGATTGGCCCGGCGTCGGAGGCGATCGCCGCAGGCACCTTCCTCAACCTGTGGTTTCCCGGCGTCCCGGTCTGGCTGTTCTGCCTGGTTATCGCCTCGTCGCTCACCGCTATCAATATGGTCGGCGTCCATTTCTTCGGTGAGGTGGAGTTCTGGCTGAGCCTCGTCAAGGTGGTGGCGCTGCTGGCCTTTATCGTTGCGGGCTGTTACAGCCTCGGGCTGAATGAGACGTCTCCTGCCAGCGTGGCGAACATCACCAGCAATGGCGACTTTTTTGCCGACGGGCTGCCCGGTTTTCTTGGCGCGATGCTGATCGTGATTTTCTCCTTCGGCGGGACGGAGGCAATCGGCACCGCCGCAGGCGAAAGCGAGAACCCGCAGCGCGATATTCCCCGCACCCTGCGCGGCACCGTGGTGCGGATCCTGTTGCTGTATGTCGGCTCGCTGACCGTCCTGTTGCTGGTGATGCCCTGGCAACAGGCTGGCGTCAGCAGCAGCCCGTATGTGGAGGCGTCCGGCATCCTCGGCGGCGATATGGCGCGGCATATCATGAATTTTGTGGTTCTGACCGCCGCGCTCTCCTGCATTGATACCGGGGTTTACGCCACCTCGCGGATGCTGCACGCCATGGCGTCTGACGGCTATTTCCCGGACTGGTTTGCCCGCCTGCACCCAGCGCACAGGACACCGGATAACGCCATTCTCGCCAGCAGTCTGGTGCTGTTCACTGGCGTCATCATCGCCATTCTCTCACCGGATGCGTATGTCATCCTGGCAGGGATTTCCGGCTTCGGCTTCCTGTTCACCTGGCTGATGATTGCCTTAAGCCAGCCGACCTTGCACCGGATCGCCCTGCACGACGGGACGCTGAAATACCGGGCTCCGGCAGCCCGGCACATCCAGCCGCTCACCGTGGGGCTGATTGTGCTGGTGATGGCCGGGCAGTTCTTTGCCGACGGCGGCGGCATCACCCTGGTCACCGTGCTGATCTGGCTGGCACTCGCCAGCGCGTACTACTTCT
- a CDS encoding PTS glucitol/sorbitol transporter subunit IIA, with amino-acid sequence MMTYCARIAAIGLFVADGLADRTLITFDNNGPKDCLDYSLSLEPSFREETLLILPGDRLMLATHDYLITAVGKESQQSLFELGHLTMVFNGSLHACHARAIHLSGPVPKLRDLYGNLLIEEGRP; translated from the coding sequence ATGATGACTTACTGCGCGCGCATTGCCGCAATTGGACTGTTCGTCGCCGACGGACTGGCAGACAGAACGCTGATCACTTTCGACAACAACGGGCCGAAAGACTGCCTCGACTACTCCCTGTCGCTGGAGCCCTCATTCCGCGAAGAAACCCTGCTGATACTGCCCGGCGATCGGCTGATGCTGGCTACACACGACTACCTGATTACCGCCGTAGGCAAAGAGTCTCAGCAGTCGCTGTTTGAGCTCGGCCACCTGACCATGGTGTTTAACGGCAGCCTGCATGCCTGTCACGCCAGGGCGATTCATCTCTCCGGCCCGGTTCCGAAGCTCCGCGATTTATACGGCAACCTGCTGATTGAGGAAGGGCGGCCATAA